One Prionailurus bengalensis isolate Pbe53 chromosome D3, Fcat_Pben_1.1_paternal_pri, whole genome shotgun sequence genomic region harbors:
- the LOC122470845 gene encoding serpin B8 isoform X1, with translation MDDLCEANGSFAINLLKMLGKEDSSRNVFCSPLSISSALAMVFMGAKGNTATQMSQALCLNGSGDIHQGFQALLTEVNKPGTQYMLRTANRLFGEKTCDFFPAFRESCEKFYQAQLEELSFAEDTEECRRHINDWVTEKTEGKISEILGPGTVDPLTKLVLVNAIYFKGKWNEQFDRKHTRGMPFKTNQEKKTVQMMFKQAKFRMGYVDEVPMQVLELPYAGKEMCLVVLLPDDNTDLAVVEETLTYEKFRAWTNPEKMTEEKVQVFLPRLKLAESYDLESFLRGLGMTDAFEEAKADFSGMSAKKNVPVSKVAHKCFVEVNEEGTEAAAATAVVRNARCCRIEPRFCADHPFLFFIMHHGTNSILFCGRFSSP, from the exons ATGGATGATCTCTGTGAAGCCAATGGCAGTTTTGCCATCAACTTATTAAAAATGTTGGGTAAAGAGGACAGCTCGAGAAACGTGTTCTGCTCCCCTCTGAGCATCTCGTCTGCCCTGGCCATGGTCTTCATGGGGGCCAAAGGAAACActgccacccagatgtcccag GCTCTTTGTTTGAACGGAAGTGGAGATATTCACCAAGGTTTCCAGGCACTTCTCACGGAGGTGAACAAACCTGGCACTCAGTACATGCTCAGAACTGCCAACAGACTGTTTGGAGAGAAGACGTGTGACTTCTTTCCA GCCTTTAGGGAGTCCTGCGAGAAGTTCTACCAGGCACAACTGGAGGAGTTGTCCTTCGCAGAGGACACCGAAGAATGCAGGAGACACATAAACGACTGGGTGACAGAAAAGACCGAAG GTAAGATTTCAGAGATACTGGGTCCTGGGACAGTTGACCCACTGACGAAGCTGGTTCTCGTGAATGCCATCTATTTCAAAGGAAAGTGGAACGAGCAATTTGACAGAAAGCACACAAGGGGAATGCCCTTTAAAACCAACCAG GAGAAAAAGACCGTGCAGATGATGTTTAAGCAAGCTAAATTTAGAATGGGCTATGTGGACGAGGTGCCCATGCAGGTCCTGGAGCTGCCCTACGCGGGGAAGGAGATGTGCCTGGTCGTTCTGCTGCCAGATGACAACACCGATCTCGCCGTG GTGGAAGAAACACTTACATACGagaagttcagagcctggacaaATCCGGAAAAGATGACTGAGGAAAAAGTTCAGGTTTTCCTTCCCCGATTGAAGCTGGCGGAGAGTTACGACTTGGAGTCTTTTCTTCGAGGTTTAGGTATGACCGATGCGTTTGAGGAAGCCAAGGCAGACTTTTCGGGAATGTCAGCAAAGAAGAATGTGCCTGTGTCCAAGGTCGCGCACAAGTGCTTCGTAGAGGTCAATGAGGAGGGCACAGAGGCGGCCGCGGCCACGGCCGTGGTCAGGAATGCCCGGTGCTGCAGAATCGAACCAAGATTTTGTGCAGAccaccctttccttttcttcatcatGCACCACGGCACCAACAGCATCTTGTTCTGCGGCCGGTTCTCTTCTCCGTAA
- the LOC122470845 gene encoding serpin B8 isoform X2, with amino-acid sequence MGGGWEPIAGTLYLKPSFCEAFRESCEKFYQAQLEELSFAEDTEECRRHINDWVTEKTEGKISEILGPGTVDPLTKLVLVNAIYFKGKWNEQFDRKHTRGMPFKTNQEKKTVQMMFKQAKFRMGYVDEVPMQVLELPYAGKEMCLVVLLPDDNTDLAVVEETLTYEKFRAWTNPEKMTEEKVQVFLPRLKLAESYDLESFLRGLGMTDAFEEAKADFSGMSAKKNVPVSKVAHKCFVEVNEEGTEAAAATAVVRNARCCRIEPRFCADHPFLFFIMHHGTNSILFCGRFSSP; translated from the exons ATGGGCGGAGGATGGGAGCCAATTGCAGGCACATTATATCTGAAACCAAGTTTTTGTGAG GCCTTTAGGGAGTCCTGCGAGAAGTTCTACCAGGCACAACTGGAGGAGTTGTCCTTCGCAGAGGACACCGAAGAATGCAGGAGACACATAAACGACTGGGTGACAGAAAAGACCGAAG GTAAGATTTCAGAGATACTGGGTCCTGGGACAGTTGACCCACTGACGAAGCTGGTTCTCGTGAATGCCATCTATTTCAAAGGAAAGTGGAACGAGCAATTTGACAGAAAGCACACAAGGGGAATGCCCTTTAAAACCAACCAG GAGAAAAAGACCGTGCAGATGATGTTTAAGCAAGCTAAATTTAGAATGGGCTATGTGGACGAGGTGCCCATGCAGGTCCTGGAGCTGCCCTACGCGGGGAAGGAGATGTGCCTGGTCGTTCTGCTGCCAGATGACAACACCGATCTCGCCGTG GTGGAAGAAACACTTACATACGagaagttcagagcctggacaaATCCGGAAAAGATGACTGAGGAAAAAGTTCAGGTTTTCCTTCCCCGATTGAAGCTGGCGGAGAGTTACGACTTGGAGTCTTTTCTTCGAGGTTTAGGTATGACCGATGCGTTTGAGGAAGCCAAGGCAGACTTTTCGGGAATGTCAGCAAAGAAGAATGTGCCTGTGTCCAAGGTCGCGCACAAGTGCTTCGTAGAGGTCAATGAGGAGGGCACAGAGGCGGCCGCGGCCACGGCCGTGGTCAGGAATGCCCGGTGCTGCAGAATCGAACCAAGATTTTGTGCAGAccaccctttccttttcttcatcatGCACCACGGCACCAACAGCATCTTGTTCTGCGGCCGGTTCTCTTCTCCGTAA
- the LOC122470845 gene encoding serpin B8 isoform X3 produces MPFKTNQEKKTVQMMFKQAKFRMGYVDEVPMQVLELPYAGKEMCLVVLLPDDNTDLAVVEETLTYEKFRAWTNPEKMTEEKVQVFLPRLKLAESYDLESFLRGLGMTDAFEEAKADFSGMSAKKNVPVSKVAHKCFVEVNEEGTEAAAATAVVRNARCCRIEPRFCADHPFLFFIMHHGTNSILFCGRFSSP; encoded by the exons ATGCCCTTTAAAACCAACCAG GAGAAAAAGACCGTGCAGATGATGTTTAAGCAAGCTAAATTTAGAATGGGCTATGTGGACGAGGTGCCCATGCAGGTCCTGGAGCTGCCCTACGCGGGGAAGGAGATGTGCCTGGTCGTTCTGCTGCCAGATGACAACACCGATCTCGCCGTG GTGGAAGAAACACTTACATACGagaagttcagagcctggacaaATCCGGAAAAGATGACTGAGGAAAAAGTTCAGGTTTTCCTTCCCCGATTGAAGCTGGCGGAGAGTTACGACTTGGAGTCTTTTCTTCGAGGTTTAGGTATGACCGATGCGTTTGAGGAAGCCAAGGCAGACTTTTCGGGAATGTCAGCAAAGAAGAATGTGCCTGTGTCCAAGGTCGCGCACAAGTGCTTCGTAGAGGTCAATGAGGAGGGCACAGAGGCGGCCGCGGCCACGGCCGTGGTCAGGAATGCCCGGTGCTGCAGAATCGAACCAAGATTTTGTGCAGAccaccctttccttttcttcatcatGCACCACGGCACCAACAGCATCTTGTTCTGCGGCCGGTTCTCTTCTCCGTAA